In the genome of Pelagibacterium nitratireducens, one region contains:
- a CDS encoding DUF3126 family protein, with translation MKHEEIIKLQKYLQHKFGNRSIDVRPRPKQDDSVELYLGDEFIGLIYLDEDEGERSYMVQISILDIDLDEVS, from the coding sequence GTGAAGCACGAAGAAATCATCAAGCTGCAGAAATACCTGCAACACAAGTTCGGCAACCGCTCCATCGATGTTCGCCCCCGCCCCAAGCAGGACGACTCGGTCGAACTCTACCTGGGCGATGAATTCATCGGTCTGATCTATCTCGATGAAGACGAGGGTGAACGGTCTTACATGGTGCAGATTTCGATTCTCGATATCGATCTCGACGAAGTCAGCTAA